The following coding sequences are from one Paraburkholderia caballeronis window:
- a CDS encoding (5-formylfuran-3-yl)methyl phosphate synthase, with amino-acid sequence MTALLVSVRSHDEALDAAGAGAELIDLKEPRDGALGGLPVAEIARIAREVRARFPVKPISATIGDLPSDALDAIAERVQAVSDAGVDYVKVGVTQGPSARACLDLLAGLPASVVPVLLCDAGADDGMVSHAASLGFVGVMFDTLGKDGRTLFDHVDDATLARWMREIGRRGAMTGLAGSLGWAQLDSVRALAPDFAGFRGAVCADGRGSRLDPRRVAQWVEALHRARSAGIAAAPLNPSAQRDGGAARPAS; translated from the coding sequence ATGACTGCCTTGCTCGTGAGCGTGCGTTCGCACGACGAAGCGCTCGACGCCGCCGGCGCCGGCGCGGAACTGATCGACCTGAAGGAGCCGCGCGACGGCGCGCTGGGCGGCCTGCCGGTGGCCGAGATCGCGCGGATCGCGCGCGAGGTCCGCGCGCGTTTTCCGGTGAAGCCGATCAGCGCGACGATCGGCGACCTGCCGTCCGACGCGCTCGATGCCATCGCGGAACGCGTGCAGGCCGTCAGCGACGCGGGCGTCGATTACGTGAAGGTCGGCGTCACGCAGGGGCCGTCGGCGCGCGCGTGCCTCGATCTGCTCGCGGGGCTGCCGGCGTCGGTGGTGCCGGTGCTGCTGTGCGACGCGGGCGCGGACGACGGGATGGTTTCGCACGCCGCATCGCTCGGTTTCGTCGGCGTGATGTTCGATACGCTCGGCAAGGACGGGCGCACGCTGTTCGATCACGTGGACGACGCGACGCTCGCGCGCTGGATGCGCGAGATCGGCAGACGCGGCGCGATGACCGGACTTGCCGGGTCGCTCGGATGGGCGCAACTCGATTCGGTGCGCGCGCTCGCGCCGGATTTCGCGGGCTTCAGGGGCGCGGTGTGCGCGGATGGGCGCGGATCGCGGCTCGATCCGCGGAGGGTCGCGCAGTGGGTGGAAGCGCTGCATCGGGCGCGCAGCGCCGGGATCGCGGCTGCGCCGCTCAATCCGTCCGCACAGCGCGACGGCGGCGCGGCGCGGCCGGCTTCCTGA
- a CDS encoding amino acid kinase family protein — MWVVKIGGSLSHDPSLRLWLTELREVGGGRVVIVPGGGDFADRVRQYQSEWQFDDLAAHNMCLLAMTQYGLMMQGVLPDLVIASSEAKVRRALRDGRVAVWVPTALMRDTPDAMSNWDTTSDSLAAWLSTMLNAERLMVVKSCPIDPDEPLETFAQNGVVDRRFFDYVRDANYVVELIGKDNVELMRDRLLNEPVTQGFVARGGV, encoded by the coding sequence ATGTGGGTGGTCAAGATCGGGGGAAGCCTGAGTCACGATCCGTCGCTGCGGTTGTGGCTGACGGAGTTGCGCGAGGTTGGCGGCGGGCGGGTCGTGATCGTGCCGGGCGGCGGCGATTTCGCGGATCGCGTGCGGCAATACCAGAGCGAGTGGCAGTTCGACGACCTCGCCGCGCACAACATGTGTCTGCTGGCGATGACGCAGTACGGGCTGATGATGCAGGGCGTGCTGCCGGATCTGGTGATCGCGTCGAGCGAGGCGAAGGTTCGCCGCGCGCTGCGCGACGGCCGTGTCGCGGTCTGGGTGCCGACCGCGCTGATGCGCGACACGCCGGACGCGATGAGCAACTGGGACACGACGTCGGACAGCCTCGCCGCGTGGCTGTCGACGATGCTGAACGCGGAACGGCTGATGGTCGTGAAGTCCTGCCCGATCGATCCGGACGAGCCGCTGGAGACGTTCGCGCAGAACGGCGTGGTGGACCGGCGTTTCTTCGATTACGTGCGGGACGCGAATTATGTGGTCGAACTGATCGGGAAGGACAACGTCGAGTTGATGCGCGACCGGCTGTTGAACGAGCCGGTGACGCAGGGGTTTGTCGCGCGGGGCGGGGTGTGA
- a CDS encoding hydantoinase/oxoprolinase family protein has protein sequence MPARAASVAVDGRPVFGWDVGGAHVKVSMLGDRGNVADVAQWACPLWQGLDFLDRTLDLVFERWPRARETDAVHAVTMTGEMVDLFEDRAHGVDAIARALAARLRGPLRFYAGDAGWLDADACRDGWQRVASANWLATAHCVASRLADAVLIDIGSTTTDLVPVEQARVVATGHTDAARLASGELVYHGVVRTPLCGLAHRVVFDGVETNVMNEWFATTADVYRLTGELDPVHDLYPAADNGPKTLLASRARLARMIGRDAHEADVQAWLEFARRWRAVQRDTLAANLASVTGAHPRLADAPLVGAGCGRFLVEALARETRRDYVDFGELAGVPAQCASWAATCAPGVAVALLAARDAAAFA, from the coding sequence CTGCCGGCGCGCGCGGCATCCGTTGCGGTGGATGGGCGGCCGGTGTTCGGCTGGGACGTCGGCGGCGCGCATGTGAAGGTGTCGATGCTCGGCGACCGGGGCAACGTGGCCGACGTCGCGCAATGGGCCTGTCCGCTGTGGCAGGGGCTCGATTTTCTCGATCGCACCCTCGACCTCGTGTTCGAACGCTGGCCGCGCGCGCGCGAAACCGACGCCGTGCACGCGGTTACGATGACCGGCGAGATGGTCGATCTGTTCGAGGACCGCGCGCACGGCGTCGATGCGATCGCGCGCGCGCTCGCGGCGCGGCTGCGCGGACCGCTGCGCTTTTATGCGGGCGACGCCGGCTGGCTCGATGCGGACGCGTGCCGCGATGGCTGGCAACGCGTCGCGTCCGCGAACTGGCTCGCGACCGCGCATTGCGTCGCGTCGCGGCTCGCCGACGCGGTGCTGATCGACATCGGCAGCACGACGACGGACCTCGTGCCGGTCGAGCAGGCGCGCGTCGTCGCGACAGGGCATACCGACGCCGCGCGGCTCGCGAGCGGCGAACTCGTTTATCACGGTGTCGTGCGCACGCCGCTGTGCGGGCTCGCGCATCGGGTCGTTTTCGACGGCGTCGAGACGAACGTGATGAACGAATGGTTCGCGACGACAGCCGACGTGTACCGGCTGACCGGCGAACTCGATCCCGTGCACGACCTGTATCCAGCGGCCGACAACGGGCCGAAGACGCTGCTGGCGAGCCGCGCGCGGCTCGCGCGGATGATCGGCCGCGATGCCCATGAAGCGGACGTGCAGGCATGGCTCGAATTCGCGCGACGCTGGCGCGCGGTGCAACGGGATACGCTCGCGGCGAATCTCGCGAGCGTGACCGGCGCGCATCCGCGGCTGGCGGATGCGCCGCTGGTCGGCGCGGGGTGCGGGCGGTTTCTGGTGGAGGCGCTGGCGCGCGAGACGCGGCGCGACTATGTGGACTTCGGCGAACTGGCCGGCGTGCCGGCGCAATGCGCGTCGTGGGCCGCGACATGCGCGCCGGGCGTTGCGGTCGCGTTGCTCGCGGCGCGCGACGCGGCGGCGTTCGCGTGA
- a CDS encoding ATP-grasp domain-containing protein, translating to MTRIFVYEYLTGGGTDPAQSAATSLADLSALIVEGRVMRDALAADLHALGDGVEVSVARSRFEAPDPARRECVARDGETMTAFVARAAREHDYAWIVAPECDGLLMRMHDAVGSARWLGCTKEAIRVASSKSATAALLAAHGIDATPSVEPGDAPADRAGRWVVKPDDGAGGLDTFVFDRFDHACGEYDARAADGRNPVLQRWVDGEPLSLSLACGDGGATLLSVNRQRIGLSVADPAAFRPAVVEFDGVDVAQIPLASAQGRALDGLAQRVAAVLPGLRGFVGIDLVWHPQRGPVVVEINPRVTVAYAGMSAALGHNVASRLLRMVGARVDGLDAGCTAGCTAGCTAGCTAGASS from the coding sequence TTGACCAGGATCTTCGTCTATGAGTATCTCACCGGCGGCGGCACCGACCCGGCGCAGTCCGCGGCCACGAGCCTCGCGGACCTGAGTGCGCTGATCGTCGAGGGCCGCGTGATGCGCGACGCGCTCGCCGCCGATCTGCACGCGCTCGGCGACGGCGTCGAGGTGAGCGTCGCGCGCTCGCGCTTCGAGGCGCCGGACCCCGCGCGCCGCGAGTGCGTCGCGCGCGACGGCGAAACGATGACCGCGTTCGTCGCGCGCGCTGCGCGCGAGCACGATTATGCGTGGATCGTCGCGCCCGAGTGCGACGGACTGCTGATGCGGATGCACGACGCGGTCGGCTCCGCGCGCTGGCTCGGCTGCACGAAGGAGGCGATCCGCGTCGCGTCGAGCAAGAGCGCCACCGCCGCGCTGCTGGCCGCGCACGGGATCGACGCGACGCCTTCCGTCGAGCCGGGCGACGCGCCCGCGGACCGCGCGGGCCGCTGGGTCGTGAAGCCCGACGACGGCGCGGGCGGCCTCGATACGTTCGTGTTCGACCGTTTCGACCACGCGTGCGGCGAGTACGATGCGCGCGCGGCGGACGGGCGTAATCCGGTGTTGCAGCGCTGGGTCGACGGCGAGCCGCTCAGCCTGTCGCTCGCCTGCGGCGACGGCGGCGCGACGCTGCTCAGCGTCAATCGCCAGCGGATCGGCTTGAGCGTTGCCGACCCGGCCGCGTTTCGGCCGGCCGTGGTCGAATTCGATGGCGTGGACGTCGCGCAGATTCCGCTCGCGAGCGCCCAGGGCCGCGCGCTCGACGGCCTTGCGCAGCGCGTCGCCGCGGTGCTGCCAGGGCTGCGCGGGTTCGTCGGCATCGATCTCGTGTGGCATCCGCAGCGCGGGCCGGTCGTCGTCGAGATCAATCCGCGCGTGACGGTCGCGTATGCGGGGATGTCGGCCGCGCTCGGGCATAACGTGGCGAGCCGGTTGCTGCGAATGGTCGGCGCGCGCGTGGACGGACTCGACGCCGGATGCACGGCGGGTTGCACGGCCGGTTGCACGGCGGGTTGCACTGCGGGAGCGTCGTCGTGA
- a CDS encoding HisA/HisF-related TIM barrel protein: MQLIPVIDLLDGHAVRAVRGERDSYRPIRSSLAATSEPVAIGRALVAASGAQTLYVADLGAILQRGAHAATLAALLAALPGVAIWIDAGFASHAAMLAYFDAIARALPASSSAVDTPAIIQPASSASSPASSPASSSASDAARLRTRIVPVFGTESLTDPTALREAGHAGFAPILSLDRRAGRLLAADALARDDDPAQWPQRVISMTLDHVGSYAGPDVATLAQLRERAPRGTQLIGAGGIRDRDDLRLARQSGAHAWLVASALHDRRLDEPAAAQP; this comes from the coding sequence ATGCAGCTCATACCCGTTATCGATCTGCTCGACGGCCACGCGGTGCGCGCGGTGCGCGGCGAACGCGACAGCTACCGGCCGATCCGTTCGTCGCTCGCGGCGACGAGCGAGCCGGTCGCGATCGGCCGCGCGCTCGTCGCCGCGAGCGGCGCGCAGACGCTGTACGTCGCCGACCTCGGCGCGATCCTGCAACGCGGCGCGCATGCGGCGACGCTCGCCGCGCTGCTGGCCGCGCTGCCCGGCGTCGCGATCTGGATCGACGCGGGTTTCGCGAGCCACGCAGCGATGCTCGCTTACTTCGATGCGATCGCGCGCGCGCTCCCCGCTTCGTCGTCCGCTGTGGACACCCCCGCCATCATTCAGCCCGCTTCATCCGCTTCTTCACCCGCTTCTTCACCCGCCTCTTCATCCGCTTCCGACGCCGCGCGGCTGCGCACGCGCATCGTCCCCGTGTTCGGCACCGAGTCGCTGACCGACCCCACCGCGCTGCGCGAAGCCGGACACGCGGGTTTCGCGCCGATCCTGTCGCTCGACCGCCGCGCGGGCCGGCTGCTCGCCGCCGACGCGCTGGCCCGCGACGACGACCCCGCGCAATGGCCGCAACGCGTGATCTCGATGACGCTCGACCACGTGGGCAGCTACGCCGGCCCCGATGTCGCGACGCTCGCGCAACTGCGCGAACGCGCGCCGCGCGGCACGCAGTTGATCGGCGCGGGCGGCATCCGCGACCGCGACGACCTGCGGCTCGCCCGCCAGAGCGGCGCGCATGCATGGCTCGTCGCGTCGGCGCTGCACGACCGGCGCCTCGACGAACCGGCCGCCGCGCAGCCCTGA
- a CDS encoding formylmethanofuran dehydrogenase: MSSTPPHGSAADVSSNWVCPFCALLCDDVTIRAYADGTLDAPDARCPKLAHALAGYSGTDAQCSASIDGAPVSAADALDRAAQRLARAHSPLFGGLATDVAGARALYPLAAACGAALDHLHGETLAPAILAQQDRGALFTTLSEIRTRADLIVVFACRPAERQPRFYERALGQPGDGGFARRIVFVGCDADPAATAYASRSADVTVETLLADADPYDTLARWSARVESRSGAAQRSGDDTATLAALVERIAGARYTAFVYEPAALPGDHTALLIEALSRIVKAVNRTTRGGALALGGGDGAATVNQTLTWLSGMPLRTRIAKPARLAGEPPLDHDPYRYRTAQLLERGETDLLLWIASFGAEPLPAALAPAVPAIVLGHPALAAQLAARGASTVFIPVATPGIDAGGHLFRVDGPVVLPLAAARGLPLPGVNDVVAKLAERVAALAGGSNASASNGIAAIPLAVASGAAPHAGASA; the protein is encoded by the coding sequence ATGTCCTCGACACCCCCACATGGATCGGCGGCCGACGTATCGTCGAACTGGGTCTGCCCGTTCTGCGCGCTGCTATGCGACGACGTGACGATCCGCGCGTATGCCGACGGCACGCTCGACGCCCCGGACGCGCGCTGCCCGAAACTCGCGCACGCGCTGGCCGGCTACAGCGGCACGGACGCGCAATGCAGCGCGTCGATCGACGGCGCGCCGGTCTCGGCCGCCGACGCGCTCGACCGCGCCGCACAACGGCTCGCCCGCGCGCATAGCCCGCTGTTCGGCGGCCTCGCGACCGACGTCGCCGGCGCGCGCGCGTTGTACCCGCTCGCGGCCGCGTGCGGCGCGGCGCTCGATCATCTGCATGGCGAAACGCTCGCCCCCGCGATCCTCGCGCAGCAGGATCGCGGCGCGCTGTTTACGACGCTCTCCGAAATCCGCACGCGCGCGGACCTCATCGTCGTGTTCGCATGCCGGCCGGCCGAACGGCAGCCGCGCTTTTACGAACGCGCACTCGGTCAACCCGGCGACGGCGGTTTCGCGCGCCGGATCGTGTTCGTCGGCTGCGACGCGGACCCCGCCGCGACCGCCTATGCGAGCCGCAGCGCGGACGTGACGGTCGAAACGCTGCTGGCCGATGCCGATCCGTACGACACGCTCGCGCGCTGGTCCGCGCGGGTCGAGAGCCGCAGCGGCGCGGCGCAGCGCAGCGGCGACGACACCGCGACGCTCGCCGCGCTGGTCGAGCGGATCGCCGGCGCGCGTTACACCGCGTTCGTGTACGAACCGGCTGCGCTGCCCGGCGACCATACCGCGCTGCTGATCGAAGCGTTGAGCCGGATCGTAAAGGCGGTGAACCGCACGACGCGCGGCGGCGCACTCGCGCTCGGCGGCGGTGACGGCGCGGCGACGGTCAACCAGACGCTCACCTGGCTGTCCGGGATGCCGCTGCGCACGCGCATCGCGAAACCGGCGCGGCTCGCGGGCGAACCGCCGCTCGATCACGACCCGTATCGGTATCGCACCGCGCAACTGCTGGAACGCGGCGAGACCGATCTGCTGCTGTGGATCGCGAGCTTCGGCGCGGAACCGCTGCCGGCCGCGCTCGCTCCGGCCGTCCCGGCGATCGTGCTCGGGCATCCGGCGCTGGCCGCCCAGCTCGCCGCGCGCGGCGCATCGACGGTGTTCATCCCGGTCGCGACGCCGGGCATCGACGCGGGCGGGCATCTGTTCCGCGTCGATGGTCCAGTGGTGCTGCCGCTCGCCGCCGCGCGCGGGCTGCCGCTGCCCGGCGTCAATGACGTCGTCGCGAAGCTCGCGGAGCGCGTCGCCGCGCTGGCCGGCGGTTCAAACGCGTCGGCTTCAAACGGCATCGCAGCGATCCCGCTCGCCGTCGCTTCCGGCGCCGCGCCGCACGCCGGAGCGTCCGCATGA
- a CDS encoding formylmethanofuran dehydrogenase subunit A produces the protein MSLIRLKGGLVYDPANRIDGERRDVAFRDGRIVDAPANEPADREYDATGMIVMAGGIDLHSHIGGGKTNLSRLLLPEDHRDDPLRAASYEAAQDANGRYLRLPSCGVCTPGTLATGYRYAEMGYTAAFEPAMMPSNARHTHLEMGDTPIIDHGAYVMLGNDELFLRMLAARDNFEQLRDYVGWTIHASKALGVKVVNPGGISAFKFNQRALNVDEPHVHYGITPRDVLQTLTRALTELRIPHPLHVHASNLGVPGNQDSTIATMDAAEGLPIHLTHIQFHSYGDEGPRKFSSGARRIAEAVNARSNVTIDVGQIIFGQTVTASGDTMMQFRNAPLARPHKWVLGDIECDAGCGVVPFRYREQSFVNALQWIIGLEIFLLIDDPWRVSMTTDHPNGGPFTSYPHLIRLLMDKSFRDEQLAKLHPDAPVASSLPELKREFSLYEIAIITRAGPARLLGLADRGHLGAGAAADIAVYRDDPDRERMFTSPAYVFKDGELVARDGTLVATPTGGIHFVSPEFDPGIEKTLRAYSEKNLATNFAHAGIGHDELCECCRGGRLLPVACFGASSPSDPAPSR, from the coding sequence ATGAGCCTGATCCGGCTGAAAGGCGGCCTCGTCTACGATCCGGCGAACCGCATCGACGGCGAACGCCGCGACGTCGCGTTCCGCGACGGCCGCATCGTCGATGCGCCGGCGAACGAACCCGCCGACCGCGAGTACGACGCGACCGGCATGATCGTGATGGCCGGCGGCATCGACCTGCATTCGCACATCGGCGGCGGCAAGACCAACCTGTCGCGCCTACTGCTGCCCGAAGACCATCGCGACGACCCGCTGCGCGCCGCATCGTACGAAGCCGCGCAGGACGCGAACGGCCGTTATCTGCGGCTGCCGTCGTGCGGCGTCTGCACGCCCGGCACGCTCGCGACCGGCTACCGCTATGCGGAGATGGGCTACACGGCCGCGTTCGAGCCGGCGATGATGCCGTCGAACGCACGCCACACGCATCTGGAGATGGGCGACACGCCGATCATCGACCACGGCGCGTACGTGATGCTCGGCAACGACGAACTGTTCCTGCGGATGCTCGCCGCGCGCGACAACTTCGAGCAACTGCGCGACTACGTCGGCTGGACCATCCACGCGAGCAAGGCGCTCGGCGTGAAGGTCGTGAATCCGGGCGGCATCTCCGCGTTCAAGTTCAACCAGCGCGCGCTGAACGTCGACGAGCCGCACGTCCACTACGGAATCACGCCGCGCGACGTGCTGCAAACGCTCACGCGCGCGCTGACCGAGCTGCGCATCCCGCATCCGCTGCACGTGCATGCGAGCAACCTCGGCGTGCCGGGCAACCAGGACTCGACGATCGCGACGATGGACGCGGCCGAAGGCCTGCCGATCCACCTGACGCACATCCAGTTCCACAGCTACGGCGACGAAGGCCCGCGCAAGTTCTCGTCCGGCGCGCGGCGCATCGCGGAGGCCGTGAACGCGCGCAGCAACGTGACGATCGACGTCGGGCAGATCATCTTCGGACAGACTGTCACCGCGTCCGGCGACACGATGATGCAGTTCCGCAACGCGCCGCTCGCGCGGCCGCACAAGTGGGTGCTCGGCGACATCGAATGCGACGCCGGCTGCGGCGTGGTGCCGTTCCGCTACCGCGAGCAGAGTTTCGTGAACGCGCTGCAATGGATCATCGGCCTCGAAATCTTCCTGCTGATCGACGACCCGTGGCGCGTGTCGATGACGACCGACCATCCGAACGGCGGCCCGTTCACGAGTTATCCGCATCTGATCCGCCTGCTGATGGACAAGTCGTTCCGCGACGAGCAACTGGCGAAGCTGCATCCGGACGCGCCGGTCGCGAGTTCGCTGCCCGAATTGAAGCGCGAGTTCTCGCTGTACGAGATCGCGATCATCACGCGCGCCGGGCCGGCGCGCCTGCTCGGGCTGGCCGATCGCGGCCACCTCGGCGCGGGCGCGGCGGCGGACATCGCCGTGTATCGCGACGACCCAGACCGCGAGCGGATGTTCACGTCGCCCGCCTACGTGTTCAAGGACGGCGAACTGGTCGCGCGCGACGGCACGCTGGTCGCGACGCCGACGGGCGGCATCCACTTCGTGTCGCCGGAGTTCGACCCCGGCATCGAAAAGACGCTGCGCGCATACAGCGAAAAAAACCTCGCGACGAACTTCGCGCACGCGGGCATCGGCCACGACGAACTGTGCGAATGCTGCCGCGGCGGCCGGCTGCTGCCGGTCGCCTGCTTCGGCGCGTCCTCCCCTTCCGACCCAGCGCCGTCACGATGA
- the fhcD gene encoding formylmethanofuran--tetrahydromethanopterin N-formyltransferase: MSDPTPLTINGTAIDATFAEAFPMKATRLVITARTAAWAREAAVSLTGFATSVIGCGCEAGIERMLAPNDTPDGRPGVAVLLFAVSSKELAKQIGRRVGQCVLTCPTTAVYGGIDPAASAAPLSDAAPLGSGLRFFGDGWQIAKMIDTGNGPTRYWRVPVMDGEFVCEDTAQTVKAVGGGNLLLLARDLDAALVAAEAAVAAMRRLPNVAMPFPGGVVRSGSKVGSKYAGASASTNDAFCPTLVGLSPKSELTSEVGSVLEIVIDGLTEADVAAAMKAGIDAATRLGRAAGVLRISAGNYGGKLGPYHFHLHALAAELGGARA; the protein is encoded by the coding sequence ATGAGCGACCCCACGCCCCTGACGATCAACGGCACCGCGATCGACGCGACGTTCGCGGAAGCGTTCCCGATGAAGGCGACGCGGCTCGTCATCACCGCGCGCACCGCCGCGTGGGCGCGCGAGGCGGCGGTGTCGCTGACCGGCTTCGCGACGTCGGTGATCGGCTGCGGCTGCGAGGCGGGCATCGAACGCATGCTGGCGCCGAACGACACGCCGGACGGCCGGCCGGGCGTGGCGGTGCTGCTGTTCGCGGTGTCGTCGAAGGAACTCGCGAAGCAGATCGGCCGGCGCGTCGGCCAGTGCGTGCTGACGTGCCCGACCACGGCGGTGTACGGCGGCATCGATCCGGCGGCGAGCGCCGCGCCGCTTTCGGATGCCGCGCCGCTCGGCAGCGGGCTGCGTTTCTTCGGCGACGGCTGGCAGATCGCGAAGATGATCGATACCGGGAACGGACCCACGCGTTATTGGCGCGTGCCGGTGATGGACGGCGAGTTCGTCTGCGAGGACACCGCGCAGACCGTGAAGGCGGTCGGCGGCGGCAACCTGCTGCTGCTCGCGCGCGACCTCGATGCGGCACTCGTCGCGGCCGAAGCGGCGGTCGCGGCGATGCGCCGGCTGCCGAACGTCGCGATGCCGTTTCCGGGCGGCGTCGTGCGCTCCGGCTCGAAGGTCGGATCGAAATACGCGGGCGCGAGCGCATCGACGAACGACGCGTTCTGCCCAACGCTCGTCGGCCTGTCACCGAAGAGCGAACTGACGAGCGAGGTCGGTTCGGTGCTGGAGATCGTGATCGACGGACTGACCGAGGCCGATGTCGCGGCCGCGATGAAGGCCGGCATCGACGCGGCGACGCGTCTGGGCCGCGCGGCCGGCGTGCTGCGGATCTCGGCCGGGAACTACGGCGGCAAGCTCGGGCCGTATCACTTTCATCTGCATGCGCTGGCGGCGGAACTGGGTGGAGCGCGCGCATGA
- a CDS encoding formylmethanofuran dehydrogenase subunit C: MSTTTLRARTTPESRVDASALLPAALAGLAVADVERLTLPAGNDAYRVGDLFDVSRTDAAAGSEAGPTLAIEAAGAWLDRIGARMETGRLIVRGAAGDYAGLRMTGGTLAIEGDAGGFAGCEMRGGRLNVAGNCGDFAAGALPGDMEGMAGGTLTIRGHAGARLADRMRRGLVLVGGDAGPFAAARLVAGTVGIAGAPGPHYAYGMRRGTLLLAREPASLPPTFSEGGRGFEVFWALLARSLADEIEPFSSWRTPPRARLTGDLAVDGRGEILIAG; encoded by the coding sequence ATGAGCACGACCACGCTGCGAGCCAGGACCACCCCCGAATCCCGCGTCGATGCGTCCGCGCTGCTGCCCGCCGCGCTCGCGGGCCTGGCGGTCGCGGATGTCGAGCGGCTGACGCTGCCGGCCGGCAACGATGCGTACAGGGTCGGCGACCTGTTCGACGTATCGCGCACCGATGCGGCGGCCGGTAGCGAAGCAGGCCCGACGCTCGCGATCGAAGCCGCGGGCGCATGGCTCGACCGCATCGGCGCGCGAATGGAGACGGGCCGGCTGATCGTGCGCGGCGCGGCTGGCGACTACGCGGGACTGCGAATGACCGGCGGCACGCTCGCGATCGAGGGCGACGCGGGCGGCTTCGCCGGCTGCGAGATGCGCGGCGGCCGGCTCAACGTGGCCGGAAACTGCGGCGACTTCGCGGCCGGCGCGCTGCCCGGCGACATGGAAGGCATGGCCGGCGGCACGCTGACGATCCGCGGCCATGCGGGCGCGCGGCTCGCGGACCGGATGCGGCGCGGCCTCGTGCTGGTCGGCGGCGACGCGGGCCCGTTCGCGGCGGCGCGGCTCGTCGCCGGCACAGTCGGGATCGCCGGCGCGCCCGGCCCGCATTATGCCTATGGGATGCGGCGCGGCACGCTGCTGCTCGCGCGCGAGCCGGCGTCGCTGCCGCCGACGTTCAGCGAAGGCGGACGCGGCTTCGAGGTGTTCTGGGCGCTGCTCGCGCGCAGCCTCGCGGATGAAATCGAACCGTTCTCGTCGTGGCGCACGCCGCCGCGCGCGCGGCTGACCGGCGATCTCGCGGTGGACGGCCGCGGCGAGATCCTGATCGCCGGCTGA
- a CDS encoding cytochrome b, producing MTTLHAPPASQAGAPHPARYTPLQIALHWLVALGIVALLALGLYMVGLPRGLPLKSVLLNLHKSLGLTVFLLVLIRIAARAARSAPPLPPMRPWQRAAARTTQGLLYVGMVAMPVTGYLGSSFNRYGTRFWGIPLPQWGWDDAHLRELFFGLHEFIAWVMIALIVLHLLGALKHQLIDRDNLLARMWR from the coding sequence ATGACGACCCTGCACGCCCCGCCGGCATCGCAGGCGGGCGCGCCGCATCCGGCCCGCTACACGCCGCTGCAGATCGCGCTGCACTGGCTGGTCGCGCTCGGCATCGTCGCGCTGCTCGCGCTCGGTCTCTACATGGTCGGGCTGCCGCGCGGACTGCCGCTGAAGTCGGTGCTGCTGAACCTGCACAAATCGCTCGGGCTCACGGTTTTCCTGCTGGTGCTGATCCGCATCGCGGCCCGGGCGGCCCGCAGTGCGCCGCCTCTGCCGCCGATGCGGCCGTGGCAACGCGCCGCCGCGCGCACTACGCAGGGTCTTTTATACGTGGGAATGGTCGCGATGCCGGTCACCGGTTATCTCGGCTCGTCGTTCAACCGGTACGGCACGCGCTTCTGGGGCATTCCGCTGCCGCAGTGGGGCTGGGACGACGCGCATCTGCGCGAACTGTTCTTCGGGCTGCACGAGTTCATCGCGTGGGTGATGATCGCGCTGATCGTACTGCATCTGCTCGGCGCGCTGAAGCATCAGCTGATCGACCGGGACAACCTGCTCGCGAGGATGTGGCGATGA